In Zingiber officinale cultivar Zhangliang chromosome 1A, Zo_v1.1, whole genome shotgun sequence, the DNA window CCGGCGCTTGGACCCAATCTGAGCACCTCTAGTGGTGCAAGTTGATCAGCTTTACAATGGCTTGGAGACAAAATTTTATCTTTGCCCGGGCGCCTGTATGATGTGGACCCAAGGCTTATCCATGCTGTAATGGATCGAAGAGGCGCCCGTTCAGTATCAGGCTGGTCCGAGCACCTGGACTTGTCTTGAGTGCCCAGAGTCTGGGCGCCTAGACTTGTTCCAGGCGCATGGACAAGTCAACTTTGTGTTGACTTGCCCAACTTCTAATCCGGTCGGTTGGGTGATTCTCCGgtcatctagagttgagctcacctgaacccaacttcggccttctctcctcgagcagtcttctactctggcttctcgtccctcggaagcaccATGTGCGTCTTTCTCGCTCCACTagtatactcttccgtagcttctcATTTGCTATATTTTTTTgctgacttcttgtgttcctaaatccctacacacttagacagaaTACATCAAAaatgtaaagtttaacttaacttgggtgaATACATCAAAATTCAATCGGGGGTACTTACACTAGTTACTCATCCAGTATGCATCCACATGTTAACTTTCAACCATTCCAATGTTTCCAACTAGCAAGGATCAACTGCTCGGATAAACTAAGAAGTATAACATATGCTAGTCTCACAGAATGAGCGATGCCAATCTCATCAATTCATCAACTAAGGAAGGTTTTAATACATACATAATTACACATGATTACTCACTAATTGTAATCTAATTATAATTTCTCTCATATTATGCTTTGTATTATGGACtttattaattgagtttaagatcaaaTAATATACATAAATTAAAGAATGTACATTcaaatagtaaattttatttaCCAAATAAATTATACAATGTTTAAAGGTAAGATTACCTTTAAGACACCTCTCAAATATAATACCAAATATCAACTCGGTTACATCGTGAGAACCAAAAAATACCTCTTTCATTAATTTGTAGTAAATTGTGAAGGTGTCACCTTACCAGTTCCTCTTGGGTGACTCTCCACTATCTGAaaaagagataaatcatgagGAACTTCACGCAACGCATGCAAAGAAGGGTTGAGACAACCAATAAAATATTTCACTTATGATAACAACACCATGAATCAATTGTATACATCAACctgtgaaggaaaaaaaaatatctttcatGATTTACTCGCCCCAGTCTTCATTCCAAGTCACGGGAAAAATATAAAGTCTCTTTCATAATTGTATTAGAAAGGGATCAAacgtttaacttatttttttataaaaaataataaacaacacaacaaaaaaaaaaaaaaaaaaaaccggaATCTGACCCTTCGCGTTGTTTAATAAATCTCTCATCCACGAACGGTGACTCTCTACCGAACACAAAGTGAAATGTCGCATCGTGCATTAGCCTTGATTACCACTAAGTCACATAGTTTACCAACAACACCAACTCTTCTTCCACAATCGGATTGGCCCAACTTGATCTAACACACTAAGTCACTGGGTGGTCAATTAACGTCGAAATACTTGAATAATTTTGATGGAAACCAAATCTCTTTCATCTgttttagaaaaaattaaaattgattccaTTTGACCCACTGAAAATGCGACCTGAGACTCACGTAAAACTTCCTTttcagaaaaataaaaaagatcaaCCAACCACCCCGGCAAGCATTGGCGCGCAGGTTGGCCAATTCCACAAACACATACCGAACACACCAATCTAAAATATACAATTAATTCCCTCTAAAATAATCAATACAGTCGTTAGTCTGCACTTGTTTTTCAAGTTCTAGCTTGTCGTATAACGCCTAATTAATTTATAAACTAGTGGAATGAGTAGTTTAATTGGCCGCGAATTGACTATGTTCATTACAGGGAACATGGATTTGGTCCATCAATTAGCAGGCACCGCAGATAATTAAAAAACCCTCCCAATCTCATAATGCATTAATGTTTTGCCAACTAACTGCACCATTTGAATTTCAAGCCTTAAAAGACCTCCAAATGTCTTCACGCGATCAGACTTGGGAGAACTTGCGTTCGTGTTATGGGGAATCTTCTCTCTTGCCGAGTCGCCGACGTTGGCATGGTTGTGCTCTCCGATGGCACGGTCCGTGAGCTCAATGGACCGACGCCGGTGGCAGAGCTGATGCTGGAGCACCCTCGCGAGTTCGTGGTCGACCTGCATGCGTTGACTGCGGCCAAAGGTACTAATTACGTAACTCCGCTGCCGGCCGACCACCTGCTGGACCCTGACAAGGTGTACGTGATGCTCCCCATGGCCCCCAGGAAGGCTGCGGTCGGCTTGTCAGCGACGGAGGCGCGGCAGGTCCTGGCGGTAGCTAAGCAACTAGCGAAACCGGCAAGGAGTTTCTTGAGAGTGCTTGGAGGGCAACCGAAGGTGGTAGGGCCTACTAAAGAAAAGGAGAAGGTGGTGGAAGAGGAAGCGTACGCAGTCGGAGAGGTAACAGAATGGTGCTCGGATCAGGAGACGGAGGTTTTGATGAGGCAGTATTCGAGCAGAAGGTGGAAGCCAAGTCTAGACACTATTGTGGAAAAGAGCTTGGAGAAACAGAAGGTGCCTCACTGGTTATTTTAAGGCAGGGTAGGGTTTCCTTTCTATAAGCGCGCATTATAAGCTTCGTGCGATATACATATTGTGTCCACAGGCTTAGCTAAGTTGATATCTAAACGATAGACTCATATTAATGGGTAAAGATTCAAATAGCTAGCGGTTGTGATAAATAATCCTCCCACTTAAAAGATGTTCAATATCTAATTTACTTCTTTTCATTTGACCATGGGCCGTGAGATCGGCGATTATGGATGTTGGCACGAGTgttatcagtttttttttttttttttttttttttttggcattcgTGTGATATAGACTATGCGTGTGCTCAATTTTGCTACAATTAAGCACATGCATAGTCTTTACTCTTTACCGTCTATAGAAATCTTTAAAAGGCATTCATTCCTCTTTGTGTATGTGTAGCCATTACTGGGGAAAAATATGCTACATAGTCAAATAGGCAAATTCCCATTTGGCAAACCTTTATATCAATCTACCTATTTTCTAAATGAAATTTTATAGGTCGATGATACGTCCATAATCCACCTCTTTAACGCCattgaaaagttaatttttttctgttcctgtccgaaccagaagccaacagacgctgggcacgtggcgctttccgactcgctgatgtagatctccaactgatggcgcgatgctccggctaacctgcacagaagtcgggccgggaagggggttcccggcggcgaccctccgacgctcaagtcaggtaaactaCGATAAACAAGGTGGCTCCAAAAGTGATTTCTCGCGTACCTGCGGTGAAGTAAGAGGCTGTAtatatagagcgaggagagaTCTAATGCACGTTTACCGAAGTgcagacgtgtcagcaacccatacctcggcatgtacttgtcagagagcttacctgacccatatcgctacagtcaaagcatgcccttgatgggacagcagaatcccctgtcacaagatttggagcatgacacacacatGAAACCTACCGGCTGTCAGAGAAAGaagtcccttgtccttttcccttgctccaaacttgttgtccgggcggacagctccctcaacatccggccggacgtccGCAgtagtttacttgtgctttgtggagactaataaacaggggtgctttatgactttggtcggtcgaaaggtcagctcggtccatgaccttttcaactgagcgtcggaacataagcgcgagccggccggacccttccgagtattcgattccatcggccggccggcagtccggtcagaccggccgtctacggccgcCCGtctggtcggaccacactctccccggatgggcggctgctccggtgaccTCCACggggcgttgactctgctaaatggggtcccccattcttactgccggatcacttgcctccccttcaagtctagtcgaaggaggcgaatagtccgatgaactggactgtgagtctagccgaacggctcatcCATGCTAATACTTTCCGCCCGGTCAGCCGtagagatatccttgaatgaatcgatgatggccttcaccggatctcctcgcgttctgcgccaatcttcgatatcaaggttgatcataccttcattaaatgctccgaatgattgactgccacatggagcaatgccatcggagtacggaggcggtggcatgatattttgatgtgatcgaagcaattcgaaataaacggctagatgcatGCTTCGATTCCTgtaacctggatccgacggtggaggccgcccgaccctcaccctataaattcttcgtttccttctcaccttcacttgcctccgttacctctactgttgcccTCTGCGCTTTGGAGTTCCGGCGATCTTGTTTCTGCCCTTTGACGCTCTTCGGCGCCTTTCTTCGATCCCTCTCCTCTCAGTAAGATTTTAgatctttccttcttcctttccggtatctaattcgcatttcttcccctagctccagTCTTTGAAACTCCTTTTCTTCGTCTTTGAAACTTCTTTTTCGATTTCTTCTGTCcagatcatggccagttcttctcatcccgaagaacaatccctaggcccatggtatactaccatgcggtcccgtttcgaacaacgggattttgatattttggctgacaatttcgaaattcccgaggatttcgaagttcgcctagctggtcccgccgctcggccacaccgaccgccgcgcggcggtttctgtgtcttccgtgaccaatttaccgccggtctgcggttccccgtgcatccttttatagtagacgtctgtaattattttggcgtgccgctcggaagtttagtaccaaataccttccgtctcctctgcggtgttgtcgttttgtttaagattcacaacattcccctccgaccggaggtcttcttttatttctattaccctaagcaagccgagtcgggcacctttatgttccaagctcggcccggtctggtcttctttaataaactacccacttccaataaacattggaaggactattacttctacatccgcatgcccagtcagccaaactttccgacccagtggcaggtcagtctacctcctactcctgagttgaagaaattcaagacccgaccggattatcttcacgccgcaaatgtactagccggtctacggctcgacatcaacaaacttcttcacgagggatgatgtacatttttgggctgagtcctatacggactcctcttccgaccggcttcggtaagaattttgcttgggcatttgctttaattgctaactgatttcttcttcttttcatgcagctgacatcgttatgcactcggtgatggccggcgtccTGAAGAGAAAAGCAGCGGCACTGGAGGCCGCGGCGACCAAGGAAATGGAGACgttgggtattcagccggtcggttctcacgaaggagagagcggcacccagGCCGAATCGGACGCTCGGGCCTCTCAACAGCAGGTGGCCAGCGGAGCTTCCCCCTCTAGGGAACCAACAggccccgaggaagggtccgttcgggaggaagaacagccactgcaaaagaggcgccgggtagagactccgctgcgctcggctacctccgcggtccgaCCCTCCGACGGGGCCGCCGTGACTGCTAAAGGCAAGGCGCCTGTGCCcgagaccatttcgtccgaccggacgccgtctgactgggacgagctgactgctccggtggaggccactccggtcgacactctcccccctaCTCACCGTTCAGCCCAacgctcgaccatccattcgcggtttTCTGCGCCAGCTTTTGATCCCGGCcgggcgatccctggtcacggccgcacaatacgggttactcttcatcttccgactgaagagttgctaccagaagccTACCAgccaaccgtgcccgagcacaccattactttgaaagggcccctcgccgagatgtgggccgacgctcgggcgcgcatagcaatgatccccctccggaacttagccaacagccacatgcaagcggctacgggggtaagctTGTTGAAGTTTTGTCagaatatttccgctcggcttttaacaactgcgccttcttgcttcagagatgggtggaagaaatagcagtttccaaccgcctggccatggcggacgaggagataaggcaactaaAGGTGGcaggcggtccgagcggctcccaaggcccttcctactccgagctgcaaaaggagctaaagaaagctcaaactctgctggctgctgagcagaagaagacagctgaccaggcccacgccctagccgagtccgagcgacaagtcaagtcgcttgacacaaagataactctggccaccactcggaagaacacagccatctccgatctggagaagaaaaacgtggaggcccggggcctggagttgaagataaaggagctgacggagaaggcaggccgctcggccgatgcggagaagatcgAACATCTGAATGAGGCCttcacaagctcccaggcaaccttcaaagaataccaggatgccgagccgagccgagttgccGCTCTACGACAAAGCCAtgtccgatcgcccgagttctcggagaaaatttgtgagcggatgtactcagctttcgacttggccattacaGCCACTATGacttatctgaagtcgaagggccttcttccggagtccaccaatattccagccggcgatcaggtggagctcctgAACAACATTCcaagggacctctacgactacatcgagtagttcttgtaatttcgccgctcggctgaacatgaatctttttgtacttaggccactcggcctaaggttttaatttcaatgaaatgctttcctttcgtgcaCCCCCTCTTTTTGCACTGTCCCCTTGCTAATACTTGTGCTACCTGCTCGTCTACTATCACACCTTTGGCCTTCGAGGTGCATTCTcgcaagtgttttccccagcACCTCCGTTCAGCAGAATATCATCCGGTGTTGCCAAGAATCGCTCGTTATAAGCCGATCAGAACTTTTGTACCTCGAGTCTGAGCGGAACTTAGCGCCGGTCTAACTATCGGCGGAGAATACGGATAATTGtagtgtcgacgatattccgctcggattatttatagacgccgacgcgtctctcgatgtttaacgtcggtgctcgacggcgcggttatttatagccggtcggcgcggctctcgatgtttaacgacggtgctcgtcgatcttccgctcggggatttatagacgccggctcgtctctcgatatttaacgtcggtgctcgacggagcggttatttatagccggtcggcgcggctctcgatgtttaacgacggtgctcgtcgatctttcgctcggggatttataggcgcaggctcgtctctcgatatttaacgtcggtgctcgacggagcggttatttatagccggtcggtgcggctctcgatgtttaacgacggtgctcgtcgaccttccgctcggggatttatagacgccggctcgtctctcgatagttaacgtcggtgctcgacggcgcggttatttatagccggtcggcgcggctctcgatgtttaacgacggtgctcgtcgatattccgctcggattatttatagacgccggctcatctctcgatgtttaacgtcggtgctcgacggcgcggttatttatagctggtcggcgcggctctcgatgtttaatgacggtgctcgtcgatcttccgctcgggattTATAGgccactcgtctctcgatattttaaCGCGTGCTcgacgcggttatttatagcggtcggcggctctcgatgtttaacgacggtgctcgtcgatcttccgcgaGGATTTATagaggccggctcgtctctcgatatttaacgtcggtgctcggcgcggttatttataaccggtcggcgcgcgactctcgatgtttaacgacggtgctcgtccaTCTTCCGCTCGGGATTTATagaggccggctcgtctctcgatatttaacgtcggtgctcggcggcgcggttatttatagccgatcggcgcgactctcgatgtttaacgacggtgctcgtcgatcttccgcccgggatatacgccggctcgtctctcgatatttaacgtcggtgctcgacggcgcggttatttaggtcggtgcggctctcgatgtttaacgacggtgctcgtcgatcttccgcggagatttatagacgccggctcgtctcgatatttaacatcggtgctcgagcggttatttatagcggtcggtggcggctctcgatgtttaacgacggtgctcgtcgatcttccgctcgggatttatagacgccgctcgtctctcgatatttaacgtcggtgctcgacggcctTATGAtagcggtcggtgcggctctcgatgtttaacgacggtgctcgtcgatcttccgctcggattagacgccggcttgtctcgatatttaacgtcggtgctcgacggcgcggttatttatagccggtcggtgcggctctcgatgtttaacggcgatgctcgtcgatcttccttcgaggatttataggcggctcgtctcgatatttaacgccggtgcTCGGCGGTAGCGGTTGTTATAAGCCGGTCGGCGGCTCGATGTTTAAtaggtgctcgtcgatcttcccgaggatttatagacggcctcgtctctcgatatttaacgtcggtgctcgacatattatagccggtcggcgcggctctcgatgtttaacgacggtgctcgtcgatcttccgctcggggatttatagacgccggctcgtctctcgatatttaacgtcggtgctcgacgccgcggttatttatagccggtcggcgcggctctacggtttaacgtctgggctagacgaccttcaaggctaactccttaccaggtcgagcgaccttgccCTTCATATCCCGCGCTCTAACAATATTTATGCCTGACCGAACAAtacgggtcatttgcttgcgaatcTAATCGGCTAGGAGGCCTTCGCCATTCAGGCGCTCGGCCCGGATAATCCATACGCCCTTGCCGAACGATAAACCGCTCAGCGGAGAATACtctgtgttttcatctttttgcttcctttcacccagcttggagaacgtactcctggccgaacggctcagggtctgcttcgtcgagcatctTGGCTCGGATAACTTACCTCCGACCGAACGACGCGGGGCCTTCGTTTCTGGTTCgcaatgccttatatttgttctcttgattcttcatttctgcatttccagtattcagtcgaaaaaagtacacaggataatttacagtggtacacctttcatcccgcccggtaaggctggaggtggttcgtgctccacggcctatccaactgccgaccgtcctcatcctccaaataatacgcacccgagcggagcttttcgatgattttgaagggacctgcccacggagcttcaagcttgccgacgtcgccgaccgatttgactttcttccagacaaggtcgccgacctggaatgatcggggaatgacgcggcggttgtagttttgcctcattcgttgacggtatgccatcagccgaacggatgccttggctcgctcctcgtcaatcaaatccagctccatgttcctccgatcggcgttgccttcatcgtacaatTGGACCCAGACGGACTCgatgccgacttcaaccggaatgactgcttcgccgccgtacaccagatggaaaggtgtgacgcccgttgcttccttaggagtcgtccggatggcccataaaacgcccggcacttcatccggccaacttcctcccacgtggtcgagccgagtgcgcagaatatggagaatttcccggttggctacttcggcttgaccgttactttgggggtaagccatggacgtgaagtgttgctcgatgccgtagcttttgcaccaatcttctagcaccttccctgtgaattgccgcccattgtcggaaaccaatcggcgagggataccgaacctacagacgatgtgttgccagatgaattttttgaccatctgctcggtgatcctggctagtggctcggcctccacccacttggaaaaataatcgaccactaccagcaaaaatttccgctgcccggttgccatcggaaatggacccacaatatccattccccattgatcgaacggacatgaaacggttgatgtcttcatctcctctgccggtcggtgcgagaagttgtgatacttttggcatgaaaggcacgtagatactgtccgaacggcgtccatttgtaaggtcggccaaaagtatccagctagcaaaatcttcttggctagtgatcgtccacccggatgtcctccgcacgatccttgatgtacctcttggaggatgtaagccgagtcttccgagctcacacacttcaacagcgggcgagagaaagccttcttgtagagctgatcgccgatgagtgtgaaccgaccggccctcctcctgagcagctgggcttcttCCCGATCGGCAGAAGTggtgcccgagcgcaaaaactctatgatgggtgtcctccagtcgtccggaaatctaaggccttccatccggtcaacatgtgccaccaaagatacttgttcaattggcttcgggataatgaccggcgtcatagaacttgctagtttggccaactcatcggctgcctggttctccgttcggggaatcttctggatAAGAACCTCGGGGAAATTAgctttgagcttttcaaaggcctcagcatagagtttaagccgagcgctgttgatttcaaaggtagcAGATAGTTGCTGAACGaccaactgtgaatctgaataaagtgtcacctgaccggctcccacatgccgtgctgcctgtaatccggctatgagggcctcatactctgcttcattgttggtagctttataatccagccggacggataagtgcatcttttcttcttgaggcgagagcagcaatattccaatcccacttccgagccgagtggaagacccatccacatatattctccacagagcttccggctctggcttttgtacttcggtcacaaaatcagccaaggattgcgctttgatcgccgagcggggctggtattggatgtcaaattcacttagttctgtcgtccatttgatgagccgtccggacgcttctggattcaacagcacccttcccagcgggctgttcgtctggacaatgatggtgtgagccaagaaatatggtcgaagacgccgagcggctagaaccaaagcaaaggccaacttctcgatcccggtgtaacgagattcagcatcttttaaaatatggctcagaaaatacaccggctgctcttcgccgctcgccctcacaagtgctgagcctacagcatgctcagttgacgacaggtaaatataaagtgactcacccccgatcggcttggcaagtataggcagaaaattaagatatgtcttcaattcttcgaatgctcggtcacattcttcatcccactggaacttagtagccttgcgcaggatcttgaagaatggtaggctc includes these proteins:
- the LOC122005891 gene encoding uncharacterized protein LOC122005891; this encodes MGNLLSCRVADVGMVVLSDGTVRELNGPTPVAELMLEHPREFVVDLHALTAAKGTNYVTPLPADHLLDPDKVYVMLPMAPRKAAVGLSATEARQVLAVAKQLAKPARSFLRVLGGQPKVVGPTKEKEKVVEEEAYAVGEVTEWCSDQETEVLMRQYSSRRWKPSLDTIVEKSLEKQKVPHWLF